From the genome of Phlebotomus papatasi isolate M1 chromosome 2, Ppap_2.1, whole genome shotgun sequence:
ctcattgtATCCCAGCACTGGAAATATCAAAAAGTTTTGGCTACCATGAAATTCACGTTTTCAGCagagttgaaaaattttagaaaaaagagTTTCGGTCAAGAGTATTTTATGGATGGTGATGAAGTGAATGAAAGGGTAACATGTGAGATGGGAACATCAAAAAGGGCTTTTCTTATGCTCGAAGTTGTTTTTGTCGGTGCACGAAGAAATTAATGAGAACACCGGTGTAAAGTATTAAAATCTTTCAATTACTTATAATGACAATAATGATTCGCTACGGGAGAGTATGTGCATAGGAAACGTGCAATTATTGTATGGTTACAATCGTGAGATGATGCAGAAATTACTGGTGGGATGAGTGTTGGATGGATGTTATATGCTACCTTGTTCTTTAACTTCTTTCTCCTCTTGAAATACTTTGCAAGATGATTTGCAACGCAGTCAAATGATTTAGCCCAAGTGGCCATGTCGGAGAGCAAAAGAGGAGCAATCTAAAGTAGTCTTTTTTATGACAAATGCTAAATGTTGGCATAGAGGACTTGACGCGTGAAAAAGAAACTGGTTAGATTGGTCGGCAGTATGTTTTTCTCCTGGAAGTGCAGTGATCAATTGACTTGGATGCTGGGATGTTTCTTGCTGCTATTCTTATATGCATGGTGATTTCTTGGCCACAACAGTTGATGACTCTGCGATTGCCCACAAGAAATATGCAGAAAACAACACTCAGTACAGGTGGTCGAGTGGTTGCGGTTTCTGGCTCTCTTTCCTTTCATCCCACATACACTGACATCCACATACTGGCCAGGAGGAATATATTGAGTGCAGCACCCAGgaataaaagaattaacaaGAAAACTTCGCTGAATGCTCGAATTATACTGCGTATGCAAGTTCGATTCAGGACAACACAATCAGGGTAATcactaaagctgtctacacattagacaaattattgaaataatagcatttcaaagtgacattgaaaagaaacttcaatattgaagcgaatattgaaaccaatatttcaataattgcctacatactgaacaaattgacttcaatattaaaaacaccagtctagtcagggatCCACAgaccttctgggattttcttccgtattttgtcaagaacacccaaaaataaccaagttggtcagaaaatttctccatcttcctccaggaaatcccaggtcttctgggattttcttgttcattatgaccaaagcacttcagatacattctgtggtcagaggattcctggagcttcttCCAGGAAaacccagtcttctgggattttcttgtatattatgtcaaaaacacctcAGATTGAAACAAAAGCCAAATAGAATTAATAACTTGAATTCTCACAGACTTTCTGGATCATGCTTCGTATCATTCCGTAGGAGAGTTTACCATCGCGAGCAAAAGGACTGGATGGCCACAACCACAAGCCTTCGTTTCCTCTGTAGGATTCCAATtcgtatcataaaattatacttatatgaagtgctttgggcataatgaacaagaacatcccagaaaatctgggatttcctgtaggaagctccaggaatcctctgactacagaatgtatctgaagtgctttgggcataatgaacaagagaattccAGAAagtctgggattttctggaggaagcaggagagatgtgccttgacttggattttgatcttgaatgtattttcattcatgaacaaggaaaatccggcaattctgtgatgttctgaaggaagaagattcctgaccattagaaaatattgaaggaaatatcaaatcaatttgatatttagaatttctttgaaattatatttcaatgtgactttgaaattttttattgacataatttggcctagtttgtagccaatcaaaataatgaaataaaatattgaataaaatgttccatattgaaacaaatatttcaatatttgcctacacactggacaattttcttcaatattgaaacatttatgtcaataaatctttgcaatgtggaggcaatccttgtcaatatttgatattgaaaagaaatatttcaataaattatgtctaatgtatagccagctgagaaatccgaaaaagtcaaaataacattccggaaaagttaattttactctgcagtagtgatccgaaatcggtgtaaatattaccctttttaggtgtatcatGAGTTAAATTAAAgtgaccctttttcatgttaattttatccttaaagaggtgtaaaattaacattaaaaaatattgatatatttttacacctaaaaagtgttaaagttatgaggagggaaaaaagttaatcgtagcctctttttttctcagtgaaagatCTGTTAAACTTCCTTGTTTTTCAGTTCGACTGGCCTGACGCTTCTGATCAGATCATTGTTCTGGTTCACGAGTTCAGTTTCATGGAAATAGGTTGCCTTCATAGTCCTGAAGTGTAGAGTCCAGGCTAGGCTGTTTTCATTCATGGGTACCTAGAGGACCTACATCGTTTACCCATTAGACATAGGCTTGTTTTTGTcttaattttgttaatttgacaccttttaagggtaaaatcaacatgaaagatgggtaactttaacccataatacacctaaaaagggtaatatttacaccgttttcggttcaatactgcagggtaaaattaacatttctggaatgttattttgaatttttcggatttctttcagtgtagtGACCCATCGGCGTGATCAGCGCTCTCATGGAGACTGTTCATTTGATCAGTGTGATCTTGTAGACTGATCGGTGCGATATATCGGTCTACCACTGACGGTTCCCTTGTTGTCcatacttattcaccccttgctGTTAAACCAAGGTAGAAAAAGCCATCCGCAACCTTTAATtagtaattttgaatatttattttagggTGTTTAACTGTTTAAAAAGCCTACGATGGGATATTGATGCCAGGGATGAGtttcttccatttttttaaaGGGGTTGTCAGTTCGCTAGGATGTCGGTTCACTAGGTTTGGCTAGAGGGACGAGAGCTTGATCTTTAAGCTTTTAAAGATCAAGCCTTAAGtcgtgaagtcggcggcagccgccgCTCGAGCTCTAGAAGCAGAATCTTTGTCTGCAGTTACTTGCTTTTGTCTACCTGCAAAGCATTCCACTTATGTCcatgtatttttatttgtatagctcgagtgaataaatattattattattattaaatgtaaagaagaaacaaattaaaatcACCGGAATGTGAACCTAAAAAAGAATCGACCTAGCGAGGTGGGGCACTAAAAAATACGTAATTGATATTTGAAGGTGTTTGGTTTATAGACCGGTAACAAATGGAGAAATCATCATTACTGCATTCCTTTTCCAAGACTGAAATTTGGAAAATGTTTATTGAATTATGATCCTTTGAGGCATAGATAGTTTATGTATAAACGTAATACGGGCtccagacctaaggcttagccatatggcttaacttctataATATCTTATTAGTCAAGATCTTTGGGAAAATGTTGACTTAgggttggattattaagggaaatgacctattacattttgaaaaatcaataaaatcggttgctgtttatggttttgagacccttgggtactgggctaaacctctagtctgaatacggtttaacttaaaaaattgaTGGATTACATATAATTCCTTAGCCTCActctgagttcgagcaataaaaaagagAATGGATGCAAGAAGATGGAAAAATGAGATGAGATTTCTTCTCGCTGATGATTTGAATTTTTCGCTACGGTTTCCAAAGACCGAACCTGAAAGATAATTTACCAGGAGATGCCAAAGTGAATGTGATATTCCATGTCTCGATTTGGAGATGTCGGTGCTATAAGAGTGAAGGTCCTCCACCATGGCTTTCGTATAGGTTCTCTGCGTGTCGCAAAAAAGGGAGCATGAGGAGCAGTATAACATAAGAAAAAGCAGCCCATGGGCAAGCTCTCTTGCGATAAACCATCAAGCCACATCATCGTCAGAATCGATGCTTGAGAGAGCATACAAAAGCCGAAGTATGGAAGCTGTAATGGGTGAAGAAGGCTGATCGCCAGTGGAATGGAATGTGGTTTGGCGGCGCCATGGAGTCTGTAGGACACCTGCACTCCAAAGAGATGTGTTTAATGCTGTGCCAATCGATGGGAGAATCGCGCGAGATCCAACAAAGATTCATGGGCTCCATGAGTTTTGCCCAAGAAATCCAATATCGACCAAAGATTTATTAGCTCAATCTCTCTCTCACTTTGTTTCTCCCAAAAAATGAAGAAGGCAAAATACCGAACATCTCTGTGGatgtgaacaaaaaaaattaccgaCGATCTCAACTTAATCGCTCTTGCACATCATGAATTTCTCTGGGCTTCTGCTCCGTTAGAACCTCAGGAGATACTCAACAATCTCACGCTGAAGATTCCATTCTTCTCCCCATTAATTCTCAAATGACTCTCTTTGCCCAGTTGACTTATTTAATTTACAGCGAATTCACCCTAATCTGAAGCAGGGAATACCAAGTAGGGAGAGTAGAAGTTCAGCATAAATTGTACAATGGCCAGTATAGTGTGGTGAAAATTTTACGCTCAAATTAATTCACCTGTTATTGCGTGCAATGAGCATTTATTATGCTGCATAGTTAGATTTTGAGGCAATGAACAGGTGGCGATTTCGTTGAGTTCTCCTCAAAGAAATTAACATTGAGGGTAGACGTTGAGGTTACACCTTCTATGAACGAATGTCTTGATATTTCTTGTGCATTAATTGAGATCAAATTTCTTCCGTCACTGTAAAAGTAAAAGAAGACGGGAAGGAGATCTACATCTGATTGCAATATCATGACTTCCTGTGAAAAGTTATTGATATTCAGGAATTTATATAGAAGTTTGTTAGTTCTTAAGGGAGTACTTTGTATTGATGTCATTTTGCGCTGATAGTTTACTAAGAATTTTGTATCGTTGTCCGTTCGACATAATAGAATGACAATGTCATAAATTCCCTAGTAATTTAAGAAGAATTAATCGAAAACCTGATTGATATCAGTTAAAAAGAGCTTTACAGCACTCCTTGCAGAGTTTATTCGATGCTCATTCAGCTTTAATGTTGCTCTATTCCAAGGAGTCAAGAaactgttttagaattttacataGTCCATAGTGTACCCCAAGGTACTGACTTTAATAAATAGATATAATGGAACTcagaaaatgaaggaaaatgtttaatataTCGTTTTGTCCCTAACACCCAAATCCGGGGCAGAGTGGGACAAAAAAGGGGATGTTTCAGACGCGATTTTttctgatataatttagtttttcTAGCAATAAGGAACTTTAGCCTTGTGTCTAGTACTTTCTCGAGAACAATCTCATCTAAGGATTATACTCCAAATCCCTTCAGTTTTCTTCTCAGACACGTTTTTTCAATACCTGAACTCCATCAGGAAAACTTTGTGGTTTTTCTGATGTCAGCtggaaattgggatttttcacctattttaatatttatccttattgtaaattataatcctaaattatattatgatatggctcagttccacttaagcGCAGggaaaaatcgcaatttcaaagttgcccattttcaaaggtgccacaTTTCTCCCTTTCTAATCAAATATAAGTAAAATAGCGTCTTTTTTGTAATCTACCTATTGTAAAGAGAgttgttcaaattttatgtCACAAATTCTACTAAGAGAGTGCCAATAGGTGTTTATTTCAACCAATTTGTTCAGAATAGTGTTTAAGGTACAGAGTTTTATCAATATAGTTATAAAAAAGTGGAATTAATATTGGTTAAATGGTAAAGGAAGTCTTCAAACTCCATTGAAATGGTATATCTTGGTTAGGTAGTGCTAGtagtgcaggaagtgctggtAGTGCAGGAAATGTTGACTGTCTTTGTTATATATATTGGTAGTGCAGAAAATGCTGCTGGTAATGTAGGAAGTACCGAATGTCTTTGTTGAGTATGCTGGTACTGCAGAAAGTGCTGGAACGCTTTGTTAGGTAGTGCTAGCACTGCAGGAAGTACTGCTGGTAGTGCAGGAAGTACTGAATGTCTTTGTTAGATATGCTTGTACAGCAGAAAGTGCTGGAACTCTTTGTTAGGTAGTGCTAGTAGTGCAGGAAGTACTGAATGTCTTTGTTAGATATGCTGGTAGTACAAGAAGTGCTGGAACTCTGTGTTAAGAAGTTCTGGtagtgcagaaaattctgctggTAGTGCAGGAAGTACTGAATGTCTTTGTTAAATATGTTGAtagtgcaggaagtgctggaacTCTTTGCTAGGTAGTTCTAGAAGTGCAGGAAGTTCAATAAGTTTTTGTTAGGTAGTACAGGAAATGCAGCTGGTAGTACTGGTATTGTAGGAAGCCTGTTTCTGTGGGATTTTCTAATTGGAAATCAAGTTTTTTCcctaacatttaaaaaaatatataaaacagtaattatataaaaatcttACGCAATAAAAGTGCAAGAGAACCAACAAATCTgatgaaaagtaaaatttggaaaggtGGACACTGGACTCTGGAGTTAAGTAACATCTTAACTTTATATGTAATTGTATGCTGAAGCCACCATTAATAGTCTGACTTTCAGTGTGTCCGACTTTAAACAAATTATTCACGATAATTATTGTTTTaagaaaaatcttaaagaaaGTCCTAAATGCTAAAAAAATAACCTTTCTTCAGACGGTAGTTATATTATCCAAATTgtcagtttttatttttttttttattttttccatgtgttttagaaaatacctaggcggacatttcgaccatttctcaaggtcaaaggttttaGAAGCTCTAGAGAGCATATACATATTTCAACCGAATGAAGTTATGTTTGGgcttattggaaaggtcttggaatttctgataaccCTGAATTGGTGTCAATCGATTTTGAACCGGTCAACAATTTCATAagtcttaaaactattttggaatatctttttaagtaatttgtgatttgatttaaatcggttgtgatacggtaaatagtaaataatgcgaaagcaCCTTACGCAAaaccacttcttttttttttagtaaaaccgttttgggaataGAAACTACAatatctagggtaagtgtgccaaactcCGACCACTTGCAATTCcggtcaccttttttgttcccagaatttccatgaatttttagtttttacatactctagagattatacaatgcaaaagaataacaaaaaatgtagcttcgacaaacaagatgaccgaaatttggcacacttaccctatacaaaatatttttcataagaacGAAAATTATCGTTCATTGGCAATTGGCATCGGcagaaaaatgatttaaacttttgggttatttttgtccTCATCGTCCCTCCTAGACGTAAAAAAATATACCGAATTagactgttggactttccaatgtTAAATTAATGTAAGACGTTTAactaattttgtttatcggtttcatttttattaatgaCTTTCGAAAAATGTCTCGTCCTTACAAGGTTAACCTTTATTGCGtcaatattcacagggaagttAGAGGATGTTAATGTtttagaaaatgtgaaaaaaatattttgttaaatttatagTTATTTGAGTCTTATTCTAAATCGTCGATTTTATGTTAGATGTAAAAATTATccattaaatatgattttttttagtttacattcaaaattttttagttataattgatatattttaaccAAGAAAATGACGAGAATATATCCAATAATGAACCTGTTTTATGCagtcaaaatttaaagattCAATAAATAAAGCATTTCACATAATTTATGCTCCAGATAACTGTCACTTTTATCTGTTTATGGGGTAAATGCCCTTTGTAGCAAATAAACGAAAATTTACATCTTTTTGTCCATTTgtacatatagggtaagtgtgctaaattccggctaacttgcaattccggccaccttttttattcctcgaatttccatgatgttttagttttttatatactctagagattttacaatgcaagagaaaaacagaaaatgtaatttcgacaaacgagatgacgtgaaacagacattggaagaaatcccgaaggacaagaaactatgagaataaaggtggccgaaataggccaccaatgctctgtctacattttattcattttaaaatgtattaagaatgattttagagaaaataaatataaattgtcAACAAgcttccaagcaatactccttaagaaaaaggaataaaaaaatcaatgtgtaaatattacatttcaagttTGAGACCtttgcgcttgcatgcaactatgccgaaatttggcacacttaccctaaatataaTTATAGGATTCTTTTTCAgaaagaattattatttttcccataataacttatttaagaaaaaattacaaatgcaTCCTCTATTGAGTCCTTCagaattttgaatcaaattcccgggTGTTGATCGTTAATTTTTCAAGGTTTGTCTTTCATCTTGTGCCAGAAGACCCATTGTGGAACAATGCAAACGCCGCAACATTGTGTGGGAATTTAGTGATTTTAATCGTATTATATGGCGCTTCCTTAATTAGCTGCACCAAAAGCCGCATGTTTCTCCCGCAATGGTTCCAAGCACAAATTGCGGAAAGTAAGACGCGATGATTATGAAAAAGGTATCATAATCGCTGATTGTTGAGACATCATCATTGAAAGCGATCTAcggttaattaatttttaatcaaaagagtACGTATGAGGAATATGGGAGGGATTTCTGTGGGATTGGGTGGGTGTGTTTTTGTGTCCACTTTGGTCAGATGGTTTCTGTGTCATTTGGCTATTGATACTTTTACGGGAGAGATTAGTTCagctaaaaatagttttttttcttttggaagaAATAGATGATCAGTGATTTCGAATGCGTGGAAGACAATGTCTTTGACGGGAGGTTCAAAGCCGCGATCTTGGGTTATCATCTTAATAATTTGTGTGGATTTTGTGTATATTTGCGATGGTCACCTAAAAGCGGAAGATCATGCCCGACTTTCGTAtttcatattgaaattttacaagGTAGGGGATTGTAATTGTCTGGCTGGGGATGCAATCAATTGTGTTGATCCTTTTTGGTAGAGTTCTTTTGTGGAGGAGGAAAATATGGTGATGTCTCCGTTGGCTGTTCGATACCTTCTATCATCGATATATCCATCAGCGATGGGTACAACTCGCCTTGAGATTGAATCTCAGCTGAAATTACGGAAGTTGGATCCGATGTTTGTGTACAAGGTGCTGGAGGAGGAGTTTCTGGGTGAGGCCAAGAATCTGCAAATTGCCAATAGGGTCTTTGTGGATCATGGTGTGTGGCTGAAGCCAATTTATCGGAAGCACATGAGACACCTTCAGTTTGAACAAGTTGACTTTACCAGGGCCACTCTGGCGGCTGAGATAATTAATGAGTGGTCAGAGGAAGCGACAGCTGGGCACATTCACCATGTCATTGATCCGGATGAGATTCATGAGGATCTTCAAATGATCCTCCTCAATGCCATTCATTTTAAATCACCTTGGAGGGTACCATTTCTCGAGCGACGAACAAGAAAACAGCAATTTCGCATGAAAAGTGGTCAAATGGTGAGGACTGATATTATGATTCAGCATCCGGCTGATTTGAGATATACAGAATCACAGAAACTCAATGCACAAATTGTAGAAATTCCCTATGCATCACGCTTTGTCATGTGGATCATTCTTCCTTCTGCATCTTCAAGTCTTCAGGAATTGATAGATAAATTGTCTCCAATGGATTTTCTAGAGATCAACAGAAATTTCACGATGAAAAAAATCTCTCTGGAACTCCCTAAATTTTCCATGGATACCAAAGTAGATGGGAAGACCGTTCTTGAGAAGATGGGAGCTCCTTCAATCTTCAGAAATCCTGATTTTGATATTGCTATGAATCATAGATCCATGGTAGGAGACGTTAAGCAACGGATTAAGCTAGAGATCGACGAGGAAGGAAGTGAAATGGAGATTGTCTCTTGGATGGGAGTTCTACAGAGGATAGGAATTGAATTTCCTACTTTTCATGCCCATAGGCCCTTCATGTTCCTTATTCTGACTTCAAAGTCATTCGTGCCCATTTTTCTAGGGCACATGGCTCAGCCTCCGGGTGAAATGATCCAATGCAACATCCTTCAGAGCAGCAATCATTTTGAGGACTTTGATGGCTGCTGAGAGCAATCAATTCTGCACTAAATATTCTATTGgcaagatttaattaaaagtattCTCACAAGTTTATATACTGTGGTAAAATAGAATTGAACTTCTGCAAATGGGCACTAGACGAAACAATTGTAGGTTCGACTTGGAAATAAAATTCTTGAAAGattattttccttttaataCTACCAGATTTTGCTGATGTGCAACAGTGAcggttgattttttaaataagggaagagtaccagcgatcggcagtgttcctgggatcgtcaggttatttcTATATTGATACACCAattcaaatgtatttttaaaaattattagttattttttaccatttaactctcacaagaatgcagtgcgttagctcagatttaaattataaaatcaattttctttgaGACACCTtattaaattcctgacgatccgaggtacagagtacgtAGTTGCagttacatctattttttattaatttattgtaaaaatttaaaatttaaatgcacAGATTATAGTTAAATGggtcactaatataccgattagcatagATAAAACtactaaaaagtattttaagacttatattttcaactaaatatcgaccatgtctcttaacattccgatccgaggtgctcttcccttactgTGACTTCGAACAGGTGTATCGGCCTTTAttaagagtaggggagactggggcaaaaagtcacaaatcgaaaattttaaaattcaatatctttcaagataaataagatagcggcttaaatttttttccatagatagcctccataggtcttcttagatttagattttattttagatttattaaaaacaagaatGTCTATACAGAGTATTTTACATTCTACAAATAAACGAAAGTCTGAGATCCAAAAACAAAGAATACAAAATAGAAAAtacttcttcaatgtcgtaagtttgttagaatttgaacaaagaatatagaaaataaaaaatatcgaaatttataaccctatttttgaaatattttccgtgcagaagatatcaatttattagctacttattttaaatatgatgcactgatgaatatttcccaaattacctggatattctttgaatacgaattcgctatctattttagaattttacaaagattattttctccagaaatccttttattaacccattccttaccatggtattatacatcatatgcaaattgagtgattttagatgatttattcatGAGCAACAGATATTGGAATTGCTATCGGGAAaggatttttatttactttagtccttcaattacttggaaaaaatagcccgacagagatggaaatacattctGTTGGTCTTTTGTCTCTtggcggaaagtcatgcaaaatttttgctcaaaatggcgaacggaaaattctacatcccgtcgaatttgttaaaattggccctcatcctctttcctgaattcaattctggttgccaatttgtgttcttggatagttactctttctaaatcaataaaatttgtagTCAAttaatttgcagaatttaaattctgtgaccGTTAAGTCGCGTGTATGACGGCGGCTCCGCTCGCCCCCATgagagataaaaaatttttctcttcaaaaaaatcatctattaatcagtaagaaaataattccaaaatatgaacattctatctcaagtatttctagtacattgactgaatgggttaaaaacgaccacttggggtaaaaagtaacaaaagctatggagcaaagagtaacaaaaaccgaaataatttctgatgtcccacgctgaaaagaaacgtcaatgctatgtgtcggcGCTTGTTTTATGCAttgatcaaacgatttgcagtcttttgtgtgttttttctaaaatagcttaaaatgcgcttttctcgcccagatagagaaaacgttgttttacaaaggtgtagaagaataaatatcctatcaaaatatgtaaatatgtaaatttacggaatcccgtaatacagcgaatcaaaatgtgatagtaacttatacctgatactatttgccccagcatttttgagaatgattacaaaattaccttttagaaaacgactCGATAAATAtacttccttacaaaatagaagaaaatgactttcacagagttgtagagtggtaaatttcctataaaactgtgctaattagaaattttgaaggtgttcgagtagcttgtaaaaaaaataaaatatccgttttgtgactttttgataTCACTCGACCATTGAGGAAGACACgaagcgtgtcgaaagctctggagaagaatgagttttttatattttgaatatatatttttttatatttcatatttttatattttgaaattgggatttttttcttatgtttaagtggaattgagaCATAATCtgtctc
Proteins encoded in this window:
- the LOC129801109 gene encoding serine protease inhibitor 42Dd-like, whose protein sequence is MAVYCALYAQCDPNDDDELLPHSPVDPAQVLFMAQMEIDDDVVLVVQEVLVVQEMLTVFVIYIGSAENAAGNSSFVEEENMVMSPLAVRYLLSSIYPSAMGTTRLEIESQLKLRKLDPMFVYKVLEEEFLGEAKNLQIANRVFVDHGVWLKPIYRKHMRHLQFEQVDFTRATLAAEIINEWSEEATAGHIHHVIDPDEIHEDLQMILLNAIHFKSPWRVPFLERRTRKQQFRMKSGQMVRTDIMIQHPADLRYTESQKLNAQIVEIPYASRFVMWIILPSASSSLQELIDKLSPMDFLEINRNFTMKKISLELPKFSMDTKVDGKTVLEKMGAPSIFRNPDFDIAMNHRSMVGDVKQRIKLEIDEEGSEMEIVSWMGVLQRIGIEFPTFHAHRPFMFLILTSKSFVPIFLGHMAQPPGEMIQCNILQSSNHFEDFDGC